The genomic interval ACATCTGCTCCTCTCCTTTTCGCAATTTTTGCAATAGCGTATCCCATCTTGCCTGAAGACCTGTTGGATATATATCTTATAGGATCTATATATTCCCTCGTAGGCCCTGCTGTAACAAGAATATTTTCTCCTGTTAGATCTTTTTTCGAGAGTGCAGTCTTAACAGTTTCCATGATATTTTCAATGTCAGCCATTCTGCCAATGCCTTCCTCGCCGCAGGCAAGGCTTCCCTTTTCCGGTCCCACAGTCTTTATACCCAGAGAAACAAGATACTGAAGGTTCTTCTGTAAAACAGGATTTTCATACATCCTCCAGTTCATAGCAGGTGCCATTATTATTGTGCCATTAAATGCCATCAGCGCCGTGCTAAGAAGGTCATCGGCAATGCCATTTGCATATTTACTGATTATATTAGCTGTTGCTGGTGCAACAATAAATAAATCAGCCTCAGCAGACAGGTTTACATGCGACAAAGGTGAATCAAACATATTCGAATAAACTTTACTGTTAGATGCCACTTCAATAGACAATGGTGTTATGAAATTTTTTGAGGCGTCCGTCATTATAACTTTAACAGACGCCCCTTCATACCTTAAACTCCTGATGAGTTCGATTGACTTATATGCAGCTATACTCCCTGTAATGCCTAAAAGAATAGACTTATCTTTCAACACATTATTCTTCTTTCTTACTCTTCTTCTTTCTCAGCACTTTCTTCTGACTCGGCAAAAAGCTCTTCAAGAGCCTTTTCTGTTGCCCCCTTTTCGTGCAGATAAACCTTGAGGTCTTTTTCGAGTTCAGAAAGGTCCTCTATAGGTTTCCTCTTCTCCTCTATAAGTTTCTTATAATTGATTTTTTCTGCCCTTTCCTTTGCAATAATAGCATCCTGGCCTGTGATAAACTCTATGTTACCCGAAATGGCTTCCAGCAAGGCAGTCGTGGTCACTTTTTTTGCCTTTGTCTGTATTTTTGGAATCGAGCCCAGTGAAAGCTCTCTTGCCCTCTGTGCTGCAATTACAACAAGCCTGTATCTGCTCTCTATTTTCTTTTTGTCATACTCAACTGGAAGTGATATTATGTCCATAACACTACTCCTCCTTTATAAAATTTTCTTTTATCCATGCTTCTTCTATCTTTGATGTTCTAACCCTCTCAGCAATAATTATTGCTACCATCTCCTCAAGTGCGTCATCAAAGACATCATTTATGATAACATAATCGTAATTTTTATACTCTCTTATTTCATCTATTGCATTTTTGAGCCTTCTTGCTATTACTTCTGGAGAATCACTCATCCTGCCTGCAAGTCTTTTCTTTAGTTCATCCATAGATGGCGGAAGTATAAAAATCAGGATACTATCTGAAAAATGCTCTCTTATCTGTCGAGCACCCTGAACATCTATATCCAATAATATATCAAAACCTTCACTTATTGTATTTTCTATTCTTCTCTTTGATGTGCCGTAAAAATTACCATGGACCTGTGCCCATTCAACAAACTCACCATCTGCTATCATTGCACGAAATTCATCTTCGTCTACAAAGGTATAATGAATGCCATCTATCTCACCTGCTCGAGGTTTTCGAGTAGTATAAGATACAGAAAACTTTACATCTGGGACAATCTCTTTTAACTTCTGACATAAAGTCGTCTTCCCAGCACCTGATGGAGCAGATATTACAAACAGGTTTCCCCTTTTCCGTCTCATATGGCATCCTCGTCAATCTTTTGCTCTGAAATTCTTTGCACAATGGTTTCCACCTGAATTGCAGAAAGTATAATATGATCGCTGTCTGTAACTATTATAGAGCGTATTTTTTTGCCCTCTGTAGCATCGATCAGTTTACCCCTCTCACGAGCATCTTCTCTCAATCTTTTAATAGGGGAAGATGAAGGATTTACTACGGCCACCACTCTCTGTGCAGACACAACATTACCAAAGCCTATATTTACAAGAAGATTCTTCATTATTATTTCTTTACTGAATATTTTGAACTTGCTCCCTGAGCTTTTCTATTTCTGTTTTCATGTCTATAGTTAGATTTATAATCTTTATATCATCCATTTTCGATGCAATAGTATTTGTCTCCCTGTTCATCTCCTGCAAAATAAAATCGAGTTTTCTACCAATAACTTCTCCATCAGACAGAGCAGACTGAAACTGTTGCAAATGGCTATGAAATCTTGCTAATTCCTCTGAGATATCGCTTTTTTGTGCCATTATGGCAACCTCCTGCGCAAGCCTTGTCTCGTCTATAGATAAGTTTGAAACGAGTTCTGCTATCTTTTTTGACAGTGCCTCTCTGTATCGTGGTGCAAGTCCACTCGATAGTCTTTCTATTTCATTATGCATATCTGTAAGCTTTTTCAAACTATATTGCATCTCGGTTTTCAATGCCTCTCCTTCTGTCCTTCTCATCCCTTCAAGCTTTGAAATTGCTTCATTAAGGGCAATGTATAAAGCATCTTTATCGCATTGCAAATCTTCTGTAATTAAAAGCTCTCTATAGCTTGAGAAAAAGTCTATGGTTATCGCACCTGTAAGCGACAGTTCTTTTTGTAAATCTGAAAAGGCATCATAAATACCCCTTGCAAGTTCTTTATTGATGACTACTTTTGTCTGCCTTTTGTCCGAAGGTGATATATTGACATCAATCTTACCTCTTACAAACCTCTCTTTAATAATATTTCTGATAGACATTTCATGCTCTACCATAGCAGATGGCATCCTGACAGATATTTCAATATATCTGTGATTCAGAGAACGAATCTCTACCTTAAATCCGTCTCTTTCTGCTGCACCAAATCCTGTCATGCTCTGCATTGCAGATTGACTCCTTTTCATCCGTAAGGGGGCGATGTCTCCTTACAGAATCCTCATCTTAAGAACTTCCTCGGATAATCCTTTTATTTTTATAATCTTGCATCTGGAAGAATCGCCCTTAACTATCTCTATATTACCCTTCTTAATGCTCAGCGTCTTTGACAAAAGCTCTATAAGCTGCTCATTGGCAGCGCCTCCAACAGGAGGCGCCGTAAGTTTAATCCTTATAATATTGCCCTCAACTCCAGCAATCTCTCTCTTCGATGAGCGTGGGGTGACCTTCACCTGAATAATTATGCCGTCTTTGACCTTAATATGAGGTAAATCCATAACCCGTGAGGTGGATAAAGTCCCTCCTACGAAGTCCCCTTTTTTAAAAGTTCGGTTTTTTATAAGATGTATAGTATACTTCACCAATGACTATTGTGACAATAGTCAACAGTATACCTCCAATAACATCCACTGCATAATGATACCTTAGATAAATTGTTCCAAAAATTAAAAGAATAACAGGGGTCAGCATTATCCAGAAGAGTCCTCTTGCATACCTGTATGCCAAAACCAAGACCATAAGTGCAATACCAGTATGTCCGCTTGGAAATGCATCTCTCTTAACCCCTTCGAGGAGATTCAATATGTCCTGAATCGGTTTGGATACAAGAAAACCGCTGATTTGCTTTTCCTGCAGATGCTCCATTGCATACCTCGGACCGAGTGCCGGGAAAAGTATATAACCCACATATGAAAAATAAAAACAGAGGAGTATTAAAAACAATGATCTTTCAAACTCCTCATTCTTCTTCTTTTTTTTCAGCACAACACCGAGTATTACAGGCAGAAAGTAATATGTTGAATAAGCAACTTGCAGTATATCAGTCAGAAATGAATTCATAATCCCTTCCATAAAAATAGTGGGGTAGCAGCCGAAGACAACATAATCAATCCTTATAAGTAAATAGTCAATATCCTGAGGGTTGATGTTATGAACAATCAAACCAAGACTGTCAAAGATAATAAGCACACTGATAACAGGAAATATGATATCCCTTGTCAATGCGAGAAATGAGTTAAGCCTGCTCAGATAGACAAGTATCAACTGAAAAAATATTAACGATGAATATATGAGAATGAGATAAGGCGCAGAAGGGATTTTTCTACTAAAAAATGCAGTAAGAATCAAGAGAAAAAAACTGAATAAAGCAGTAATCGTATCAGCAGGTCTGAGTTTCAAAAACCACTTTGCCATCTTACAGTTTACTCAGCGCCCTTTTTATTGCCTTTTCTTTTTTTGATAGTTTGTAAGGATTTCCTTTAAAGGTATGCAAATATTCGTCATCTTCAAGATCTTTACAGGAAAGTTCATCTGCAATTTCTTCATTTGCTTGCTCAGCGCTCCTCCTTGCATGCCTTGAAACAATCTCAAAAAAACTATCAGATGGTATAGGAATGGAATTCACAGACCATGCATGATTAACAATATCCCTATCGTTGCTCACCACAATCCACTCCCTTCTATCCTTCGATATAATCCTCTTAATGACATCATCAGCCCTTTCTCCAAGCCGCGAGTAAATTATCTTCACGCCTCCGCGGACAGCCACATGCTCAACACCTGCACCGCTTTTATATCCATCATAAATCACTGTAATGTCATGAGCCTTTATTTTTTTGTAATCTATCAGGAGATCGACAAATCTATCCCTTGCCTTTTCCATATCTTTATGGAAAATCCCGATTACATTGTATCCGTCTATGATGATATGAGAAATGTTACAGCCTCCCTAAATCTAAAACATAGACAAGACAGGATATGGTATTGGAGCGGTTTTGGCAGCCCATTGCTGAGCCATGGATGGCGGAACGGGCTGTCGCCTTGTAGAATTGCTTGGATGCAATTTGAGAATGAGAATGAGTAGAAATGCTGTATCCTGTCTTTATAAGCATTATTTATTAGTAGCAGGCTTTAATATGCTCACAACCATCTCTGCCGTTGTCTTTTTATAATCTCCTGCAAGATTCAGGGCATCCCTCAATTCCTTTTCTGCCTTTGCCATCTCGACATAAAAAACAGTGCGATTAAACATAAAATACTGTATATTTTCATTCAGCTTTTCATTTATAAACCTGTGGCATCCTGTGCCGAATTCAATAGACATATTTTTCGTAAGCATCTGATAAGGTACGCCGTGAATCCTGCATATCATAGGACGATGCTCATACATAATACATAAACCATTTTCATTAAGAGGACACATAACCCTTACATCTTCAGGGAATGAATTATGAATCTTCACAACTTCTTCTGCCCGCACCAAAATCTCTTTCTTTTTATCTTTGTCAAGCCTTTTCAACCCATCTGATAGGTAAAGTTCTTCTATATTTGTGTGATGATAGAACTTTGTCGCACAGCAATTATCTTCACATCCCTCACAGCTAAAATTATAATGCTTTATAGCTGCATAGTAAAGATTGTCTATTGCCTTATATATATCAGTAAGCCTTGTTAAATATTTATCCATATCTCTCCTTATTTTATGCACGATTGCATGGCCTCTGGGCTATTCGCTCCCATGTACCAATGTCAATTTTATCTATATATTCCGAGACCTTGAATTCTTTGCCGCAGTCCATGCAGCGAAAATATACAGTCTTTCAGCCGATGACAAGTTTGAGTTCACCATTACAATTTTTGCAGTTCATTGTGTTTTTAATATAACATACATCTATGACATTGTTGAATTTGCTTAACTACGAACTCTCATGGCATGACAGAGAAAAGTGGGATAAGGCAATACACCTTCTAAAAATCTTCTTATCCGCGCATCATGAAGAGATTGCCCATGTAAGAGACCTTGCGAGGATAATAAGATTCAGAATAGATGAAATAGATGCCTTTATCCAGCAAAACACCTCTATCGTCTGCCCGCACTGCGAAAGGGTCTGCTGCATAAACAGGCATGGATATTACGATTACGAAGACCTCATATATATCCATACGCTCGGACTGAAACCTCCAATTTATAAAGAAGACTTAAGCGATGCTGACCCTTGCCAGTTTTTATCAGAATTTGGATGCACAATACAAAGGGCAGTGAGACCATTCAGGTGCAACTGGTATTTCTGCAATGCACTCCTTGAGCATATAGAACAAGGGCCTGCAAAACCATACCGCACATTCATCAGACAACTCGATGAGATCCTCGAATTGCGGAAAGAGATGCTGGATGAATTTTTCAGGATACTCAAGACAAATTTTTTACATAGCTTATCCTCTTAAGAATAGGCTGATGGGAATGGTATCATATTTATCTATAATGAGATACAATATAGCATATGCTTCTTACAGGGAGGTCTTTATGGAAAAAGCATTACGAATAGCCATAAATACAGGCGGAGGCGATGCGCCTGGACTCAATGCAGTAATTGAGGCTGTTGTTATGTCTGCCTACAACAGAAACTGGGAGGTATATGGCATTAAAAATGGTTATACAGGCCTTCTGAATACGGATGAGATTATTCGCTTAACACCTGATAATGTTCGCCGCATTTCAAGCATCGGCGGCACAATACTTGGAACAACAAACAAAGGCAATCCATTCCAGATGCCAATTAAAAATATGGCAGGAGAGATAGAGATAAAGGATGTGTCTGATAAGGTTGTGGAGAATTTCAAGCGCCTGCACCTCGACTGTCTTATAGCAGTTGGTGGAGATGGGAGTCTAAAAATAGCATATGATTTTTACAAAAAAGGGTTGCCTATCATAGGAGTTCCCAAAACTATAGACAATGATCTCGGAGGAACAGTAATCACCTTTGGATTCGATACAGCAGTAAGCATAGCCACAGAGGCCATAGATCGCCTACATTCAACAGCAAAGTCACATGATAGAGTAATGGTCGTTGAAGTCATGGGCAGACACGCAGGATGGATTGCCCTTAATAGCGGCATCTCAGGTGCTGCTGATGTAATCTTAATTCCTGAAATACCATTTGATATTGAAAAGGTTTGTGAACACATAATAAGCCTTGACCTACATGGACAACATTATGCCATAGTAGTTGCTGCTGAAGGGTCCTCTCCGATAGGAGGCCGCCAGATAGATAAAGGCAAAGGTGAAATAGGACGGCAAGATGTTGTTTTAGGCGGGATAGGAGAATTTGTAGCCAAAGAGATAGCCAAAAAAACAGGTAAAGACACACGTTCTCTGGTATTAGGACATCTACAACGCGGTGGCTCTCCAACAACATTTGACAGACTGCTTGCCCTCCGTTTTGGAGCGGCAGCAGTAAGGATGATCGAAAAGAAAAACTTCGGCGTGATGGTTGCACTTGATCCGCCTGATGTTAAAGCAGTTCCACTCGAAAAGGTCGTCGGCAGTATGAAAAAAGTTCCTATAGATGGAGATACAGTAAAGACAGCACGGGAGATAGGAATATGTTTCGGGGATTGAGGTTGCTAAAATTTATTTATTTCTCTATACACAAACATTGTAAAATCGTAATTCATCCTGTCGTGTCTGAGCGAAACATATGGTGATAAGTTCTTCACCGCAAAGCTGAACATATCTTCAGGAGATGTATAATGCAATTCGAAGTCCTTTCTTGGACTATGTACAGAAAGAGCATTAAAAGCAAGACAAATGCGGCAATGTTTAAAGAGTTTTATCAGTATATTTTTAATTACTTCATTAAGCCCTTCAATCTTTAGATTAAATACACCACAGAGAAAAATATAATCAAAATTTTCATGAAGCACATCTTTATCTATGTCAAAAACCCTAAAATCGGCTTCAGGATACTTCTGCCTTGCAAGGACAATTAATTTGTCATTAATATCAAAGCCTGAATATTCGACAGAGATGCCCTTGTATTTCAGGAATTGGTAAAAATCTCCCTTTCCGCATCCGAAATCAAGGATTTTTGTGCCATTGATATTACCAATATCAAGCATTGCCTCATAGTGAAGCGTCTGTCCTCTTGACGACCATCTTACAGCCTCAGGTCTATCACCATGTAGCATCAGATTTTTGTCAAAAAATGAGATCACATATTCTTTTGAAAGCTCGTCCACTTGTAACGCACCCTAAATCTTTTCAATGATTGCTTTTGACAGTTTTACAAAACAGATACCCTCTGGCATCTTGCAATTTCCAGCTTTTTTCTGACCTACTGCATTCATAGGTGGATTCAATATTGATATGGTCTTTTTTGCATCATAGAAAATACGCTGTAATTCTTGTGGCAGACAGCAAATATTAGACTGTAGATTGTCAACACATTTGACCCCTTTTATGCAAATAAAATTGACCCCCTTTTGCCGTTAAAAACGGCACTATTTGATTTCTTAACTTTTCTGCCCTTCTTCCAATCCATTCAATTTGCCTTCTTCAATTTGTTCTTCAGTCTGTAGCTTTCTCCACTTATATAGAATATGCTTGCATGATGCACAACTCTGTCTATTATGGCTGAGGCTACAACAGGGTCTTCAAATACCTTTCCCCATTCGTCAAAGTTGTAGTTGCTTGTAAGGATTATTGAGCCTTTTTCGTATCTCATTGAGATGAGTTGAAACAGGAGATTTGCCTGCTCTCTCGTTATCGGCATGTAGCCCAGTTCATCTATTATCAGCAGGTGGAGCCTTGAGTAAAAGAGGAGTCTTTCTACAAGGTTTCCCTGTCTCTTTGAGAGCATGAGGTCTTCTATGAGTCCCTGGGCTGTCATAAAGAGCACCCTGAGCCTTGCTGTGCATGCCTTTATGGCAAGCCCTACGGAGAGATGGGTTTTGCCTACCCCGGGAGGACCGAGGAATATCACATTTGCCTTTTGAGCTATGAATTCAAGGCTGCTGAGCTTTATTACTTCTTTGTCTCTGAGGCCCGGCTGGAAGCTGAAGTCAAATTCCTCAATGGTCTTTATGTAGGGAAGTCTGCTCTTTGCCATCTTTGCCTTTATTGAGCTTTCTGTCTTCCTCTTTACCTCTGCCTCAAGTAACAGGGCAAGGTATTCTTCATATCTGAGGTTGCTCTTTGATGCCCTCTCTGAGAGGTCTCTGTAGGCAGTTATCATGCCTTTGAGCTTCAATGACCTCATGTGACTCTCTATCTGTCTGTTCAGCTCTGTCATGCCAGAACCTCCTTTTCCATAACCCTGTATGCTGAAAGGGGTCTCGTTATGTTAATGGAGCGTGCAATACAGGGGTTGTTTATGTTCTCTATTAGAGGTTCTCCAGGGGTCTTGCTTTTAAGAAGCCTCTTTATGCTGTTTTTGTGGTATGAGCCGCATTCAATGCACTCCTTCATGGCGGCTGTTATGTCCTCGGCAGTGTAAATCTCTGTGAGTTTCAGTATCTCTTCTATATGCCAGTACATGTTGGCACTGACTGTCTTCTTTAAGCCTTCTATGAAGACCTCTCCCTGCTGTTTGAATGCCTCTTTGAATCTTTTAAGAGTTTCAGACCTGTATGCCCCTTTCCTCTCCCTATATTCCCTGTTGAGCTGTTCATGTTCTGGATGTACAGGCCTTTTGTGCCTGTCACTTACCCTTATGTCATGTTCTGCTATGATACTGCCATCCATTGAATAGACCTTAAGGGTCTTTCCAAAAAGGGTCTCTATCTTTACCTGCCTGAGACAATGCTTCATGGGCACAGGGTATAATGCACCAGCCCAGCTTATGTAGCCGTCATTCGTTACGCTCCGTATCTCCTTCGGGAAGATTTCAGCAGGCTCTACCTCAGGTATCGGTCTTAGAAGAGGTTTTTCATCACGCATGAACCTCTCTTCAGGGCTCTCTCCGAGGTCACTGTGTGTCCTTTTATTGTATCTTTCTGTAAAGTCATACAGAAGCCCATCAAACCGTGCAATGCCTTCTACCTCAAGTCCCTTGAGAAGATGCTCCTGAATGTAATAAAAGGGCCTCTCTACCTTCCCCTTTGTCCTTGCCCGATAGGGTCTGCACGGGACTGTATCAATACCATAAAGTCCGCAGAACCTCAAAAACTCATCGTTATACCGAATAACACCGTTGTTGTTGTGAGCAATGACCATCTGTCTGGGATTGTCTATAACAATCTCTTCAGCAATGCCCCCAAAATACTCTATTGCACTCGCTATCGCCCTGATTATATCCGCTGTGGTGATGCTTAAGGAACTGCAATAATATTTCTTCCTGCTGTAGCTTAAGATTATCTCATGGATGTAGACCTTTACAGGTCTGCCATTTACAGGAAGCATCCATTCCTTCCAGTCATACTGCATCTGTTTGCCAGGGGAGGTCTCTACCCTCGTTGTTGCTAGGGTCTTGACCCGTTCTCCTTCCCTTATCCCTGACAGATAACGATGCACAGAGCAAAGAGAGCCTCCGTAGCCCTGTTCCTTGAGCTCATTGTATATCCTCGTGCCAATGAAGCCCTTTTTGAGCATCTCCTTTATCACTTCCTCATAAGGGTCAAGTAGCCTTTCATACTGCCTTGCTTTGAATTGCGGAGGTTCATCCTTCCTCAGATACTTCCTCACCGTGTTCCTCGATAGCTTCAACTGCCTCGCTATCCCCTTAATGGTCTCACCCTTCTGCCTTAATACCCTTACCTGCTGCCACTTATACATGCTTATCACCCCTTCTTCTCCTTTCCCTGTTTATTTGAAAGGAGATTATAGTATTGCAGGGGGTCATTTTTATATGCCGATCAGGGGTCAATTGTATTTTACGATCTACATTAGACTCTTGAGTCCGCTCAAATTCCACAATATCATCTTTTACAATCCTCACGCTATTTGCAAACGCCTTGCATTTACAGCATAAAGGGTCTAATTGCTGATTTGCAAATACTCCTGAAATATAATGGTAATATCTTATCCTATTTTGGACTCCCATTTGTAAATCTCCTTTGCTAAATTAAGTGATTCTTGTCCTAATATATATAAGCAGGTGCAGCGAAAAGACTTTAAACTCCGCACTTGTATTAAATTTATCTTGTATCCGTCATCCGCGTCGGTGGACACTTATTTTGTGATGCATTTATAATCTTTAATATGCACTTGAAACAACACTTTTTAAAAGGCTTTGAGCTACACCTGCTTATATAAAAGCTCTCGAATTAGGTCATTATTTATTCCTTATTTATTCAGTATAGTAACACACAAAAGAAATTATACATCATGTTCACACATAAATAATAAACCCAAATCTGTAATTATAGTTCGACATGGGTTGACAAATTTTCATTATTTTAGTTAGATTTCTAAGTTTTGTGCAATTTCCTCAGTTTGTGCCAATAGTCTATCTTGGCAGTACCAATCAAAAATGCTGTGGAAATAATATGTATTGCAATATGGAAGAGGACCTTCTATGAGTTCTCTCGTAAAATATAAAATAGAAAGGAGGATGAATCATGGCTGAAAAAGCAAAGTCAAAGACCGATGTTGCAGCAAGAGCAGAGAATAAAAGTAAAGCTATAGTCTGTCGTAACTGCGGCAATAAGGTGGATGTTGTTATGGCTGTCTCTCCATCAGGCAAAAAAAGGATGAGACGCATCTGCTGCGGCGAGTAATATCAAGCTCATGCCAAAAATAAAGAGGCTCGGTGTTTAACCGAGCCTCTTTATTTTAATTTCATAATTTATTTCTAATTTTAATCCGGCAGCGTCCTACTTTCCCATGACCTCGCGGTCATAGTATCATTGGCCCTGGAGGGCTTAACTTCCGTGTTCGGAATGGGAACGGGTGTTGCCCCTCCGGCATCGCCACCGGAAACTTGCTTTCTAAAATTTAGAATAGCATAAATAACCAAAAAATTGCAACAAAAAGTTTGACAAAGTATGGGAGAAGGAATAAGTAAGGTCAAGGCACACGGTCTATTAGTACTGGTAAGCTGAACACATTACTGTGCTTACACCTCCAGCCTATCAAAGTGGTAGTCTACCACTGACCTTTAGTGCTCTTTCGAGCAGGGAGACCTAATCTTGGGGTGGGCTTCCCGCTTAGATGCCTTCAGCGGTTATCCCGTCCAGACATAACTACCCGGCATTGCCACTGGCATGACAACCGGAACATTAGAGGTCTGTCCATCCCGGTCCTCTCGTACTAAGGACAGCCCCCCTCAAGTCTCCTGCG from Dissulfurispira thermophila carries:
- a CDS encoding DUF167 domain-containing protein — translated: MDLPHIKVKDGIIIQVKVTPRSSKREIAGVEGNIIRIKLTAPPVGGAANEQLIELLSKTLSIKKGNIEIVKGDSSRCKIIKIKGLSEEVLKMRIL
- a CDS encoding phosphatase PAP2 family protein; its protein translation is MAKWFLKLRPADTITALFSFFLLILTAFFSRKIPSAPYLILIYSSLIFFQLILVYLSRLNSFLALTRDIIFPVISVLIIFDSLGLIVHNINPQDIDYLLIRIDYVVFGCYPTIFMEGIMNSFLTDILQVAYSTYYFLPVILGVVLKKKKKNEEFERSLFLILLCFYFSYVGYILFPALGPRYAMEHLQEKQISGFLVSKPIQDILNLLEGVKRDAFPSGHTGIALMVLVLAYRYARGLFWIMLTPVILLIFGTIYLRYHYAVDVIGGILLTIVTIVIGEVYYTSYKKPNF
- the rpoZ gene encoding DNA-directed RNA polymerase subunit omega codes for the protein MDIISLPVEYDKKKIESRYRLVVIAAQRARELSLGSIPKIQTKAKKVTTTALLEAISGNIEFITGQDAIIAKERAEKINYKKLIEEKRKPIEDLSELEKDLKVYLHEKGATEKALEELFAESEESAEKEEE
- a CDS encoding NYN domain-containing protein, whose translation is MSHIIIDGYNVIGIFHKDMEKARDRFVDLLIDYKKIKAHDITVIYDGYKSGAGVEHVAVRGGVKIIYSRLGERADDVIKRIISKDRREWIVVSNDRDIVNHAWSVNSIPIPSDSFFEIVSRHARRSAEQANEEIADELSCKDLEDDEYLHTFKGNPYKLSKKEKAIKRALSKL
- a CDS encoding class I SAM-dependent methyltransferase; protein product: MDELSKEYVISFFDKNLMLHGDRPEAVRWSSRGQTLHYEAMLDIGNINGTKILDFGCGKGDFYQFLKYKGISVEYSGFDINDKLIVLARQKYPEADFRVFDIDKDVLHENFDYIFLCGVFNLKIEGLNEVIKNILIKLFKHCRICLAFNALSVHSPRKDFELHYTSPEDMFSFAVKNLSPYVSLRHDRMNYDFTMFVYREINKF
- the gmk gene encoding guanylate kinase, giving the protein MRRKRGNLFVISAPSGAGKTTLCQKLKEIVPDVKFSVSYTTRKPRAGEIDGIHYTFVDEDEFRAMIADGEFVEWAQVHGNFYGTSKRRIENTISEGFDILLDIDVQGARQIREHFSDSILIFILPPSMDELKKRLAGRMSDSPEVIARRLKNAIDEIREYKNYDYVIINDVFDDALEEMVAIIIAERVRTSKIEEAWIKENFIKEE
- a CDS encoding YicC/YloC family endoribonuclease, with the translated sequence MQSMTGFGAAERDGFKVEIRSLNHRYIEISVRMPSAMVEHEMSIRNIIKERFVRGKIDVNISPSDKRQTKVVINKELARGIYDAFSDLQKELSLTGAITIDFFSSYRELLITEDLQCDKDALYIALNEAISKLEGMRRTEGEALKTEMQYSLKKLTDMHNEIERLSSGLAPRYREALSKKIAELVSNLSIDETRLAQEVAIMAQKSDISEELARFHSHLQQFQSALSDGEVIGRKLDFILQEMNRETNTIASKMDDIKIINLTIDMKTEIEKLREQVQNIQ
- a CDS encoding YkgJ family cysteine cluster protein; the protein is MDKYLTRLTDIYKAIDNLYYAAIKHYNFSCEGCEDNCCATKFYHHTNIEELYLSDGLKRLDKDKKKEILVRAEEVVKIHNSFPEDVRVMCPLNENGLCIMYEHRPMICRIHGVPYQMLTKNMSIEFGTGCHRFINEKLNENIQYFMFNRTVFYVEMAKAEKELRDALNLAGDYKKTTAEMVVSILKPATNK
- a CDS encoding DUF370 domain-containing protein, with the protein product MKNLLVNIGFGNVVSAQRVVAVVNPSSSPIKRLREDARERGKLIDATEGKKIRSIIVTDSDHIILSAIQVETIVQRISEQKIDEDAI
- the istA gene encoding IS21 family transposase: MYKWQQVRVLRQKGETIKGIARQLKLSRNTVRKYLRKDEPPQFKARQYERLLDPYEEVIKEMLKKGFIGTRIYNELKEQGYGGSLCSVHRYLSGIREGERVKTLATTRVETSPGKQMQYDWKEWMLPVNGRPVKVYIHEIILSYSRKKYYCSSLSITTADIIRAIASAIEYFGGIAEEIVIDNPRQMVIAHNNNGVIRYNDEFLRFCGLYGIDTVPCRPYRARTKGKVERPFYYIQEHLLKGLEVEGIARFDGLLYDFTERYNKRTHSDLGESPEERFMRDEKPLLRPIPEVEPAEIFPKEIRSVTNDGYISWAGALYPVPMKHCLRQVKIETLFGKTLKVYSMDGSIIAEHDIRVSDRHKRPVHPEHEQLNREYRERKGAYRSETLKRFKEAFKQQGEVFIEGLKKTVSANMYWHIEEILKLTEIYTAEDITAAMKECIECGSYHKNSIKRLLKSKTPGEPLIENINNPCIARSINITRPLSAYRVMEKEVLA
- a CDS encoding 6-phosphofructokinase; protein product: MEKALRIAINTGGGDAPGLNAVIEAVVMSAYNRNWEVYGIKNGYTGLLNTDEIIRLTPDNVRRISSIGGTILGTTNKGNPFQMPIKNMAGEIEIKDVSDKVVENFKRLHLDCLIAVGGDGSLKIAYDFYKKGLPIIGVPKTIDNDLGGTVITFGFDTAVSIATEAIDRLHSTAKSHDRVMVVEVMGRHAGWIALNSGISGAADVILIPEIPFDIEKVCEHIISLDLHGQHYAIVVAAEGSSPIGGRQIDKGKGEIGRQDVVLGGIGEFVAKEIAKKTGKDTRSLVLGHLQRGGSPTTFDRLLALRFGAAAVRMIEKKNFGVMVALDPPDVKAVPLEKVVGSMKKVPIDGDTVKTAREIGICFGD
- the coaBC gene encoding bifunctional phosphopantothenoylcysteine decarboxylase/phosphopantothenate--cysteine ligase CoaBC, producing the protein MLKDKSILLGITGSIAAYKSIELIRSLRYEGASVKVIMTDASKNFITPLSIEVASNSKVYSNMFDSPLSHVNLSAEADLFIVAPATANIISKYANGIADDLLSTALMAFNGTIIMAPAMNWRMYENPVLQKNLQYLVSLGIKTVGPEKGSLACGEEGIGRMADIENIMETVKTALSKKDLTGENILVTAGPTREYIDPIRYISNRSSGKMGYAIAKIAKRRGADVTLISGPVSVKPPADIEVINVETAGEMHAAVMDNISMSSIFIMAAAVSDFMPLETKGSKIDKKEKLSLNLVKTIDILEEAGRFKNKPFIVGFAAETGQRLDRARKKLIDKDIDMIVFNDVSKAGSGFDVDTNEVVIIDRKVERKLPLMSKDDVAMALFDRIKELKDNGVYGVSIKS
- the istB gene encoding IS21-like element helper ATPase IstB, which translates into the protein MTELNRQIESHMRSLKLKGMITAYRDLSERASKSNLRYEEYLALLLEAEVKRKTESSIKAKMAKSRLPYIKTIEEFDFSFQPGLRDKEVIKLSSLEFIAQKANVIFLGPPGVGKTHLSVGLAIKACTARLRVLFMTAQGLIEDLMLSKRQGNLVERLLFYSRLHLLIIDELGYMPITREQANLLFQLISMRYEKGSIILTSNYNFDEWGKVFEDPVVASAIIDRVVHHASIFYISGESYRLKNKLKKAN